From Vidua macroura isolate BioBank_ID:100142 chromosome 5, ASM2450914v1, whole genome shotgun sequence, the proteins below share one genomic window:
- the SMKR1 gene encoding small lysine-rich protein 1 — MAGKTKKPKGGKGKSSKKGADKSVKEVDLLSPAAMLNAYYISHNAAAFLEFRGHPWPGSLKKKGKKKK, encoded by the exons ATG gcaggcaaaaccaaaaaacccaaggGTGGCAAAGGCAAAAGCTCCAAAAAGGGTGCAGATAAGAGTGTGAAAGAAGTGGATCTCCTCAGCCCAGCTGCCATGCTCAACGCTTACTACATCTCTCACAATGCCGCTGCCTTCCTGGAATTCCGGGGCCATCCCTGGCCTGGCTCTCTcaaaaagaaggggaagaaaaagaagtga